The Candidatus Angelobacter sp. genomic interval GGTTTCAGCTATTTTGCTGCGAATTGATTCCATGACGAACCGAGAAGACTCGCATTGAACACAACCGCCGCAGCACCCGCAGGACGCAGTTCGCGATCGCGAGCGTATATATGGTTCGGGTACGCCATTTCGGCGACGTGTCTGGTTTATGTTCTGCATGGCTTTCACGTAAAGCGCGCGATCGACCAGCTCGCGGACGTGAGCTGGCGGTGGGTGGCCCTGGGAATTACGTTCGACGTTGCGAGCTACGTGGTGCAGGCGCTCCGGTGGAAGCTGCTGCTGGCGCCATTCGGACGCGTGAAGATGCGGGATGCGACGCGCGCCGTGTTCGCAGGATTGTTCGCGAACTTGATTTTCCCGCTGCGGCCGGGCGAGTTGTTGCGCTCTTACCTTGTTTCGAAGGCGGAGGACATCGGCTTCGTCAGGGTGGTGGGTTCTGTACTTGTCGAGCGGCTGATCGATCTTGTGGTGACAACTGCCGGTTTGGCGGTGATGTCGCTGTTCGTGCCGTTGCCCTCGCGCTTCCGGCATGGCGCGAATGCCTTGGGAATAGCAACGCTGGTGCTGTTGGGCCTGTTCATTGCGATGATCCTGTACATCGAACTTCGCTTCGGCGGCGACCCGCGGCGGATGTCCGGCGGGAAGCGGGTACCGGGGAAGCTGATGTCGGCACTGATCGGGCTGCATGCCATGGGAACCTCGCCGAGTTTTTATCCGGCGGTTTTTACGTCGTTACTGATGCCGTTTTGCCAAGTCTTGGCACTGTGGGCGTTGATGAGGTCATACGGCATGGGCCTGCCGTTTCTCGCGGCGGTCGTCGTGCTGCTGGTGATCAACCTCGGCGTCTCACTGCCGAATGCGCCGGCCAATGTGGGGTCATATCAGTTTTTCTGCGTGCTGGGACTCAACATCTTCGAAGTCGAAAAAAATACCGCGGC includes:
- a CDS encoding lysylphosphatidylglycerol synthase transmembrane domain-containing protein, producing MNTTAAAPAGRSSRSRAYIWFGYAISATCLVYVLHGFHVKRAIDQLADVSWRWVALGITFDVASYVVQALRWKLLLAPFGRVKMRDATRAVFAGLFANLIFPLRPGELLRSYLVSKAEDIGFVRVVGSVLVERLIDLVVTTAGLAVMSLFVPLPSRFRHGANALGIATLVLLGLFIAMILYIELRFGGDPRRMSGGKRVPGKLMSALIGLHAMGTSPSFYPAVFTSLLMPFCQVLALWALMRSYGMGLPFLAAVVVLLVINLGVSLPNAPANVGSYQFFCVLGLNIFEVEKNTAAGFSFFAFFVLTIPFLFLGFYAVIRSGLSMRSMREQMSRLPSEARATQG